From Parambassis ranga chromosome 9, fParRan2.1, whole genome shotgun sequence, the proteins below share one genomic window:
- the lzts1 gene encoding leucine zipper putative tumor suppressor 1 → MGSVSSLINGNSLNSKHCKASEYRLKEEKGHHRKSGGCSLDGLLKCSFTQGPSSSTHPSKGLSHSRSGRSEDFFYIKVSHKQRSMYHRERSVEDRVSRDGESDGRLQPKLLLMTGKMTERTSAEKSLVRSTAFKPVNPMRTSSTETGHNNLDHILCPLKNTSSPNIRHKQDTLGTLSDSGRNSMSSLPTHSTSGSLNASTAPACHSDGSSALANSLSKGGQPNFPPWVNKNNSNLDCGYTAGLNSNELAAKANEDAGSPFSADESSPFSETTGGIRSPITTDESLIEHLEQRLLERETELQELQVSFEVKEADTCQLFEERQRYCAEEMEGLRQRCSTKLHQVSQMAAKTHQALQLQVSQLQAEKKRLQEEVTKLTREKDLVELRLKSYETENTQLAPTLEETQWEVCQKTGEISLLKQQLRECQADVSHKLNEIVSLRASMKENTAKMEMLQKQNKDHEDKLHSRTIEVEVCQNELQRKKNEADFLRDKVGKLEKDIQEMKQDLATAKEQRLQHTLQLGVDSQTQALKRLIQGSDSSDQGQGEESRDHISTESLQTEVERLKQQLREEKEAQEKLASNFEQERQTWNKEKDRVIKYQKQLQINYLQMHKKNQDLERILKELTAELESRTELGIDLGYSSGLQTYDDVIATEI, encoded by the exons ATGGGTAGTGTCAGCAGCCTCATTAATGGAAACAGCCTGAACAGCAAGCACTGCAAGGCGTCTGAGTACAGACTAAAGGAAGAAAAAGGCCACCACAGAAAGAGCGGAGGTTGCAGCCTTGATGGGTTACTGAAGTGCAGCTTCACTCAGGGCCCCTCATCCTCCACTCATCCCTCTAAAGGTCTCTCACACTCCCGGTCGGGAAGaagtgaagattttttttacatcaag GTGAGCCACAAACAGAGGTCAATGTACCACAGAGAAAGATCAGTGGAGGACCGGGTGAGCAGAGATGGGGAATCTGATGGGCGACTACAACCCAAACTGCTCCTCATGACTGGAAAAATGACTGAAAGG ACCTCTGCTGAGAAGTCATTGGTCCGTTCCACTGCCTTCAAACCTGTGAATCCCATGAGGACATCCTCCACAGAGACAGGCCACAACAACCTGGACCACATCCTTTGTCCTCTAAAGAACACAAGCAGCCCCAATATCAGACACAAGCAGGACACTTTAG GGACTCTCTCTGACTCTGGACGTAACTCTATGTCTAGCTTGCCCACCCACAGCACCAGCGGCAGCCTAAATGCTTCCACAGCCCCTGCCTGTCATAGTGATGGCAGCTCAGCTCTTGCAAACAGCCTCAGCAAAGGAGGGCAACCCAATTTCCCTCCATGGGTCAACAAGAATAACTCTAACCTTGACTGTGGTTATACGGCTGGTTTAAACAGCAACGAGTTGGCGGCTAAGGCTAATGAGGACGCCGGCTCACCATTCTCTGCAGATGAGTCAAGCCCTTTCTCTGAAACCACAGGTGGGATTCGGTCCCCCATTACTACAGATGAGTCACTGATTGAACATTTGGAACAAAGACTgctggagagagagactgaactgcaggagctgcag GTGAGCTTTGAGGTGAAGGAAGCAGACACGTGCCAGCTCTTTGAGGAGAGACAAAGGTACTGTGCTGAAGAGATGGAGGGGCTGAGGCAGCGATGCTCCACAAAGCTACATCAAGTGTCCCAAATGGCTGCAAAAACCCACCAagcactgcagctgcaggtcagcCAGCTCCAG gcagagaaaaagagactTCAGGAAGAAGTCACCAAGCTGACTCGAGAGAAGGATCTTGTTGAGCTCAGACTGAAGTCTTACGAGACAGAGAACACGCAGCTTGCTCCAACACTGGAGGAAACTCAGTGGGAG GTGTGCCAAAAGACGGGAGAGATCTCATTGTTGAAGCAGCAACTAAGAGAGTGCCAAGCCGATGTCAGCCACAAGCTGAATGAGATAGTCAGCCTCAGGGCATCGATGAAGGAAAACACGGCAAAAATGGAGATGCTCCAGAAACAGAATAAAGACCATGAGGACAAACTCCACTCTCGCACCATCGAGGTTGAG gTGTGCCAAAATGAACTTCAGCGCAAAAAGAACGAGGCTGATTTTCTGAGAGACAAAGTGGGCAAACTGGAAAAAGACATTCAGGAAATGAAGCAGGATCTGGCCACTGCCAAagagcagaggctgcagcacaCTTTGCAGCTTGGGGTTGACTCTCAGACTCAGGCCTTGAAAAGACTAATCCAAGGTTCCGACTCCTCAGATCAAGGTCAGGGGGAGGAGAGCAGGGATCACATCTCCACAGAATCCCTCCAAACAGAAGTGGAGagactgaagcagcagctcagggaggagaaggaggctcAGGAGAAGCTGGCTAGCAACTTCGAGCAGGAGCGGCAGACGTGGAACAAGGAGAAAGACAGGGTCATCAAGTATCAAAAGCAGCTCCAGATCAACTACCTGCAGATGCACAAGAAGAACCAGGACCTGGAGAGGATCCTGAAGGAGCTGACAGCTGAACTGGAAAGCCGAACAGAGCTAGGCATAGACCTCGGCTACAGCTCAGGGTTACAAACTTACGATGATGTCATTGCCACAGAGATTTGA
- the hspb11 gene encoding intraflagellar transport protein 25 homolog → MFDSVGPHVVMAASSDENHPPENITDGNTKTFWISTGMFPQEFVLRFAEPTQISGVTVDSYNVKHLKIDKNTTQQASQFEPVAEKEFECTEGQLQSNYISLNGSSATQLRFIIASGYDHFVSVHRVSVKY, encoded by the exons ATGTTTGATTCTGTCGGCCCTCACGTTGTGATGGCTGCATCCAGCGATGAGAATCACCCACCGGAAAACATCACGGATGG AAACACCAAAACGTTTTGGATATCCACCGGGATGTTTCCTCAGGAGTTCGTCCTTCGCTTTGCCGAACCCACACAGATTTCTGGAGTGACAGTGGACAGCTACAATG tcAAGCATCTAAAGATAGACAAGAACACGACGCAACAAGCTTCTCAGTTTGAGCCTGTTGCAGAGAAAG AATTTGAATGTACAGAGGGACAGCTGCAGTCAAATTATATTTCA CTAAATGGCAGCAGTGCAACCCAGCTTCGTTTTATTATCGCTTCAGGATATGATCACTTTGTGTCAGTGCACAGAGTCAGTGTAAAATATTGA